A window from Solanum stenotomum isolate F172 chromosome 7, ASM1918654v1, whole genome shotgun sequence encodes these proteins:
- the LOC125870992 gene encoding uncharacterized protein LOC125870992 produces MKKCSIQYRGMLCEARSSEEKRKNIPKSIWESWKPHYDTEDFKAKSAQYSKNRLSEKCGEGSGPSRHTGGSRTHREHARQLANVLGRPPYPHELLKKTHTKGNDEFVDLKSKRTYDAVMSKITSASQLVDESGESPTVDFSKIYMDEVGGVKKACIYGLGSQAVFYENIGSSSASTTQPQDCSFDARVKEYVQEMKEEMKHEMREEMREEIRHELREEMKHEMQLEMQEQVDKILQERLPILIAGLPKPPRSTLPTGTPPTGTPP; encoded by the exons atgaaaaaatgttCAATACAATACAGGGGTATGTTATGTGAAGCAAGATCCTCTGAGGAGAAACGAAAAAATATCCCAAAATCTATTTGGGAGAGCTGGAAGCCTCACTATGATACTGAGGATTTTAAGGCTAAATCTGCACAATATTCCAAAAATCGACTAAGTGAGAAATGTGGTGAAGGATCTGGTCCCTCGCGCCATACTGGAGGCTCCCGGACTCACCGAGAGCATGCAAGACAACTG GCGAATGTTCTTGGACGACCACCTTATCCGCATGAACTTTTGAAGAAGACACATACCAAAGGAAACGACGAGTTTGTGGATCTGAAGTCTAAGAGAACATAT GATGCTGTAATGTCTAAGATCACATCTGCATCTCAACTTGTAGATGAATCTGGTGAGTCACCGACAGTAGATTTTTCAAAGATTTACATGGATGAAGTGGGTGGGGTTAAGAAGGCATGTATATATGGTCTTGGTTCTCAAGCAGTATTCTATGAGAACATTGGTTCATCGTCTGCTTCAACTACTCAACCTCAAGATTGTAGTTTTGATGCTCGAGTGAAGGAATATGTTCAAGAAATGAAAGAGGAGATGAAGCATGAGatgagagaagagatgagagaAGAGATACGACATGAATTGCGTGAAGAAATGAAACATGAAATGCAGCTAGAAATGCAAGAGCAAGTTGATAAGATTCTCCAAGAACGTTTGCCCATCCTCATAGCTGGGCTACCTAAACCACCCCGTAGTACACTGCCCACTGGTACACCTCCAACTGGTACACCACCTTAG